A part of Streptomyces sp. NBC_00557 genomic DNA contains:
- a CDS encoding amino acid permease: protein MTSAQVDQHRDGMEAAPADSEGGEGYQRGLGARQIQMIAIGGAIGTGLFLGAGKGISKAGPSLILAYAVAGLVIFLIMRALGELLMYRPVSGSFSEYAREFIGPFAGFVTGWTYWLFWVVTGITEVTAAAAYMTYWFDVPQWVSALVFTVVLYGANLISVKLFGELEFWFSMVKVTAIIGMILICAGILTIGFSDAGDTASVSHLWSDGGFFPHGVGNTLMTLQMVMFAFLAVELVGVTAGESKDPKTVLPKAINTVPWRIAVFYVGALIMILSVVPWTNFHPGVSPFVAAFQKMGLAAGAGIVNFVVLTAALSSCNSGMYSTGRMLRDLALNSQGPKFFTRLTRSGTPLAGTTFSAALMLVGVWINYQWPGKAFDYVVSFATISGMWAWIVILLCQIRYRARADRGELPQSEFRAPGAPYTSVVALAFIFMVIVLMGIDKDARVSLYCAPLWAAILGVSYWALRRRNPDAAAFRKR from the coding sequence ATGACCTCAGCGCAGGTCGACCAGCATCGCGACGGCATGGAAGCCGCGCCGGCCGACAGCGAGGGCGGCGAGGGATACCAGCGCGGGCTCGGGGCCCGGCAGATCCAGATGATCGCCATCGGCGGTGCCATCGGCACCGGCCTGTTCCTCGGCGCGGGCAAGGGCATTTCCAAGGCGGGACCGAGCCTGATCCTGGCCTACGCGGTCGCGGGCCTCGTCATCTTCCTGATCATGCGGGCACTCGGCGAACTGCTGATGTACCGCCCGGTGTCGGGTTCGTTCTCGGAGTACGCGCGCGAGTTCATCGGCCCCTTCGCGGGCTTCGTCACCGGCTGGACGTACTGGCTGTTCTGGGTGGTCACCGGCATCACCGAGGTCACGGCCGCGGCCGCCTACATGACGTACTGGTTCGACGTCCCGCAGTGGGTCTCGGCCCTGGTCTTCACGGTCGTGCTGTACGGCGCCAACCTGATCTCCGTGAAGCTCTTCGGCGAGCTGGAGTTCTGGTTCTCCATGGTCAAGGTCACCGCGATCATCGGCATGATCCTGATCTGCGCCGGCATCCTGACCATCGGCTTCTCCGACGCCGGCGACACCGCGTCCGTGAGCCACCTGTGGAGCGACGGCGGCTTCTTCCCGCACGGCGTCGGCAACACCCTGATGACCCTGCAGATGGTCATGTTCGCCTTCCTCGCCGTCGAGCTGGTCGGCGTCACCGCGGGTGAGTCCAAGGACCCCAAGACGGTGCTGCCGAAGGCGATCAACACCGTGCCGTGGCGCATCGCCGTGTTCTACGTCGGCGCGCTGATCATGATCCTGTCGGTCGTGCCGTGGACCAACTTCCACCCCGGCGTGAGCCCCTTCGTGGCCGCCTTCCAGAAGATGGGCCTCGCCGCCGGCGCCGGCATCGTGAACTTCGTCGTGCTCACCGCCGCGCTGTCCTCCTGCAACTCCGGTATGTACTCCACCGGCCGCATGCTGCGCGACCTGGCGCTCAACAGCCAGGGCCCGAAGTTCTTCACCAGGCTGACGCGCAGCGGTACCCCGCTGGCCGGCACCACGTTCTCCGCCGCGCTGATGCTGGTCGGCGTCTGGATCAACTACCAGTGGCCGGGCAAGGCGTTCGACTACGTCGTCTCCTTCGCGACCATCTCCGGCATGTGGGCCTGGATCGTCATCCTGCTCTGCCAGATCCGCTACCGGGCCAGGGCCGACCGCGGGGAGCTGCCGCAGAGCGAGTTCCGCGCGCCGGGAGCGCCGTACACGAGCGTCGTCGCGCTGGCCTTCATCTTCATGGTGATCGTACTGATGGGTATCGACAAGGACGCCCGGGTCTCGCTTTACTGTGCTCCGCTGTGGGCCGCGATCCTCGGCGTCTCCTACTGGGCGCTCCGGCGCCGCAACCCGGACGCCGCGGCCTTCAGGAAGCGCTGA
- a CDS encoding M67 family metallopeptidase, giving the protein MLTITQALVDQIVAHARKDHPDEACGVVAGPAGSDRPERFIPMLNAAMSPTFYEFDSGDLLRLYRDMDDRDEEPVVIYHSHTATEAYPSRTDISYANEPGAHYVLVSTRDTDDLGDFQFRSFRIVDGEVTEEEVRIVEAY; this is encoded by the coding sequence ATGCTGACCATCACCCAGGCCCTCGTCGACCAGATCGTCGCCCACGCGCGCAAGGACCACCCCGACGAGGCGTGCGGCGTCGTGGCGGGCCCGGCGGGCTCGGACCGTCCCGAGCGCTTCATCCCCATGCTGAACGCGGCGATGTCGCCGACCTTCTACGAGTTCGACTCGGGCGACCTGCTCCGCCTCTACCGCGACATGGACGACCGCGACGAGGAGCCGGTGGTCATCTACCACTCCCACACCGCCACCGAGGCCTACCCCTCGCGCACCGACATCTCCTACGCCAACGAGCCCGGCGCCCACTACGTCCTGGTCTCCACCCGCGACACCGACGACCTCGGCGACTTCCAGTTCCGCTCCTTCCGGATCGTGGACGGGGAGGTCACCGAGGAGGAGGTCAGGATCGTGGAGGCCTACTAG
- a CDS encoding putative leader peptide produces the protein MVLTDVSDNAPGTLLVARLHVDLCRLNSAIC, from the coding sequence ATGGTTCTTACCGACGTGAGCGACAACGCGCCGGGCACGCTGCTCGTGGCGCGGCTGCACGTCGACCTGTGCAGGCTGAACAGCGCCATCTGTTGA
- a CDS encoding MoaD/ThiS family protein: MAIEVRIPTILRTYTDGQKAVEGTGNTLAELFADLETRHAGIQDRIVDEGKLRRFVNVYLNDEDVRFIDGIDTKLSDGDTVTILPAVAGGMA, encoded by the coding sequence ATGGCCATCGAGGTCCGCATCCCGACCATCCTCCGCACCTACACCGACGGTCAGAAGGCGGTGGAGGGCACCGGGAACACCCTCGCCGAGCTGTTCGCCGACCTCGAGACCCGGCACGCGGGCATCCAGGACCGCATCGTGGACGAGGGCAAGCTGCGCCGCTTCGTCAACGTGTACCTGAACGACGAGGACGTCCGCTTCATCGACGGCATCGACACCAAGCTGTCGGACGGCGACACCGTGACGATCCTGCCGGCCGTGGCCGGCGGTATGGCCTGA
- a CDS encoding PLP-dependent cysteine synthase family protein encodes MRYDSPLAAVGNTPLVRLPRLSPSPDVRIWAKLEDRNPTGSVKDRPALHMIEQAEKDGRLTPGCTILEPTSGNTGISLAMAAKLKGYRMVCVMPENTSQERRDLLGMWGAEIISSPAAGGSNTAVRVAKELAAEHPDWVMLYQYGNPDNAGAHYATTGPEILADLPSITHFVAGLGTTGTLMGVGRYLREHRPGVQIVAAEPRYDDLVYGLRNLDEGFVPELYDASVLTARYSVGSADAVTRTRELLQQEGIFAGVSTGAALHAAIGVGRKAVKAGESADIVFIVADGGWKYLSTGVYTAATTEEAIETLQGQLWA; translated from the coding sequence ATGCGTTACGACTCTCCGCTGGCCGCGGTGGGCAACACCCCCCTGGTGCGCCTGCCGCGCCTGTCGCCGTCCCCCGACGTCCGCATCTGGGCCAAGCTGGAGGACCGCAACCCCACGGGCTCGGTCAAGGACCGCCCCGCACTGCACATGATCGAGCAGGCGGAGAAGGACGGCCGGCTCACCCCGGGCTGCACGATCCTGGAGCCCACCTCCGGCAACACCGGCATCTCCCTCGCCATGGCGGCCAAGCTCAAGGGCTACCGCATGGTGTGCGTGATGCCGGAGAACACCTCGCAGGAGCGCCGGGACCTGCTCGGGATGTGGGGCGCCGAGATCATCTCCTCCCCGGCCGCGGGCGGCTCCAACACCGCCGTGCGCGTGGCGAAGGAGCTGGCCGCCGAGCACCCCGACTGGGTGATGCTGTACCAGTACGGCAACCCGGACAACGCGGGCGCCCACTACGCCACCACCGGTCCCGAGATCCTCGCCGACCTGCCCTCGATCACCCACTTCGTCGCGGGCCTCGGCACCACCGGCACCCTGATGGGCGTCGGCCGCTATCTGCGCGAGCACCGGCCGGGCGTCCAGATCGTCGCCGCCGAACCGCGCTACGACGACCTGGTCTACGGCCTGCGCAACCTCGACGAGGGCTTCGTGCCCGAGCTGTACGACGCCTCGGTGCTCACCGCCCGCTACTCGGTCGGCTCGGCCGACGCGGTCACCCGCACCCGTGAACTCCTCCAGCAGGAGGGCATCTTCGCGGGCGTCTCGACCGGCGCCGCCCTGCACGCGGCGATCGGCGTGGGCCGCAAGGCGGTCAAGGCGGGGGAGTCCGCCGACATCGTCTTCATCGTGGCCGACGGCGGCTGGAAGTACCTGTCCACCGGCGTCTACACGGCGGCCACCACCGAGGAGGCCATCGAGACGCTGCAGGGCCAGCTCTGGGCGTAG
- a CDS encoding putative Ig domain-containing protein — protein sequence MRESRPSRRRRSLRRLVAVAFPALALTVAGLVAAPTAGAQTAAGHPHTTKVTQNAKALTDPARQTFHATGKAGQKVPTEHLCGRPSPGHAACFAQRRTDIKQRLAAAVAAAAPSGLSPANLHSAYNLPTTAGSGMTVAIVDAYNDPNAESDLATYRSTYGLSACTKANGCFKQVSQTGSTTQLPTNDTGWAGEEMLDVDMVSAVCPNCSIILVEANSANDTDLGIAENEAVSLGAKFVSNSWGGSEASSQTTEDTQYFKHPGVAITVSAGDSGYGAEYPATSQYVTAVGGTALTTASNSRGWSESVWHTSSTEGTGSGCSAYDPKPSWQTDTGCSKRMEADVSAVADPATGVAVYDTYGGSGWAVYGGTSASAPIIAGVYALAGTPGSTDYPAKYPYAHTGNLYDVTSGSNGSCSTSYFCTARTGYDGPTGWGTPNGTAAFTAGSTSGNTVTVTNPGSQSTTGSAVSLQIHASDSAGAALTYSASGLPTGLSINSSTGLISGTASTAGTYQVTVTAKDSTGASGSASFTWTVGSSGGTCSSSQLLANPGFESGSTGWTASSGVITNDTGEAAHGGSYYAWLDGYGSSHTDALSQSVTIPAGCKATLTFYLHIDTAETGSTAYDKLTVTAGSTTLATYSNVNANSGYAQKTFDLSSLAGQTVTLKFNGVEDSSLQTSFVVDDTALTTS from the coding sequence ATGCGTGAGTCACGCCCGAGCAGGCGGAGACGGAGTCTGCGAAGACTGGTCGCCGTCGCCTTCCCCGCCCTCGCCCTCACCGTCGCCGGTCTCGTCGCGGCCCCCACGGCCGGAGCGCAGACCGCCGCCGGACACCCCCACACCACCAAGGTCACGCAGAACGCCAAGGCGCTGACCGACCCCGCGCGGCAGACCTTCCACGCGACCGGCAAGGCCGGCCAGAAGGTGCCGACCGAGCACCTGTGCGGCAGGCCCTCGCCGGGCCACGCGGCCTGCTTCGCCCAGCGCCGCACCGACATCAAGCAGCGGCTCGCCGCGGCGGTCGCCGCCGCCGCGCCGTCCGGCCTCTCCCCGGCCAACCTGCACAGCGCCTACAACCTGCCCACCACGGCGGGTTCGGGCATGACGGTCGCCATCGTCGACGCCTACAACGACCCCAACGCCGAGTCGGACCTGGCCACGTACCGCTCCACCTACGGCCTGTCCGCCTGCACCAAGGCCAACGGCTGCTTCAAGCAGGTCAGCCAGACCGGCTCCACCACCCAGCTGCCGACGAACGACACCGGCTGGGCCGGCGAAGAGATGCTCGACGTCGACATGGTCAGCGCGGTCTGCCCGAACTGCAGCATCATCCTGGTCGAGGCCAACTCCGCCAACGACACCGACCTCGGCATCGCCGAGAACGAGGCGGTCTCCCTCGGCGCCAAGTTCGTCTCCAACAGCTGGGGCGGCTCGGAGGCGTCCTCGCAGACCACCGAGGACACCCAGTACTTCAAGCACCCGGGCGTCGCGATCACCGTCTCCGCGGGCGACTCCGGCTACGGCGCCGAGTACCCGGCGACCTCCCAGTACGTGACCGCCGTCGGCGGCACCGCGCTCACCACCGCCTCCAACTCCCGCGGCTGGAGCGAGTCGGTGTGGCACACCAGCTCCACCGAGGGCACCGGCTCCGGCTGCTCGGCCTACGACCCGAAGCCGAGCTGGCAGACCGACACCGGCTGCTCCAAGCGGATGGAGGCCGACGTCTCCGCGGTCGCCGACCCGGCCACCGGCGTGGCGGTCTACGACACCTACGGCGGCTCCGGCTGGGCGGTCTACGGCGGCACCAGCGCCTCCGCCCCGATCATCGCCGGCGTCTACGCCCTCGCGGGCACCCCGGGTTCGACCGACTACCCGGCGAAGTACCCGTACGCCCACACCGGCAACCTGTACGACGTGACCAGCGGCTCCAACGGCTCCTGCTCCACCTCGTACTTCTGCACCGCCCGCACCGGCTACGACGGCCCGACCGGCTGGGGCACCCCGAACGGCACCGCCGCCTTCACCGCCGGCTCCACCAGCGGCAACACGGTGACCGTCACCAACCCGGGCAGCCAGTCCACCACCGGCAGCGCGGTCAGCCTGCAGATCCACGCCAGCGACAGCGCGGGCGCGGCCCTCACCTACAGCGCCTCCGGCCTGCCCACCGGGCTGTCCATCAACAGCTCCACCGGCCTGATCTCCGGCACGGCGTCCACCGCGGGCACCTACCAGGTCACGGTCACCGCGAAGGACTCCACCGGCGCCTCCGGCTCGGCGTCCTTCACCTGGACGGTCGGCTCCTCCGGCGGCACCTGCTCCTCCTCCCAGCTGCTGGCCAACCCCGGCTTCGAGTCCGGCAGCACCGGCTGGACCGCGTCCAGCGGCGTCATCACCAACGACACCGGTGAGGCGGCCCACGGCGGCTCGTACTACGCCTGGCTCGACGGCTACGGCTCCAGCCACACCGACGCCCTGTCCCAGTCGGTGACGATCCCGGCCGGCTGCAAGGCCACGCTCACCTTCTACCTGCACATCGACACCGCCGAGACCGGCAGCACCGCGTACGACAAGCTGACGGTCACCGCCGGTTCGACCACGCTGGCGACGTACTCGAACGTGAACGCCAACTCGGGTTACGCGCAGAAGACCTTCGACCTGTCCTCGCTGGCGGGCCAGACGGTCACCCTGAAGTTCAACGGCGTGGAGGACTCCTCGCTGCAGACCAGCTTCGTCGTGGACGACACCGCCCTGACGACCAGCTGA
- a CDS encoding type II toxin-antitoxin system PemK/MazF family toxin: MDTSWWLALAAVVLLALVATLVDGWGRGRRYAGRRLGALGRAATREGRAARPAPGDIWWADVPYEDRAENKDRPCLVLAVRGNRATVAKITSKYHDDRAGVIPLPPGAVGDARGRPSFVETGELREVPVGDFRRRVGVVDPVLWDQVRHLAG, encoded by the coding sequence ATGGACACGTCCTGGTGGCTGGCGCTCGCGGCGGTGGTACTGCTCGCGCTGGTCGCCACGCTCGTCGACGGCTGGGGACGCGGCCGCCGGTACGCCGGCCGGCGTCTCGGTGCGCTGGGCCGCGCGGCCACCCGGGAGGGCCGGGCCGCCCGGCCGGCCCCCGGCGACATATGGTGGGCGGACGTCCCGTACGAGGACCGCGCCGAGAACAAGGACCGGCCCTGTCTGGTGCTGGCGGTGCGCGGGAACCGGGCCACGGTCGCCAAGATCACCAGCAAGTACCACGACGACCGGGCCGGGGTGATCCCGCTTCCGCCCGGCGCGGTCGGCGACGCCCGCGGCCGCCCCAGCTTCGTGGAGACCGGCGAGCTGCGCGAGGTGCCGGTGGGCGACTTCCGCCGCCGGGTGGGCGTGGTCGACCCCGTGCTGTGGGACCAGGTACGGCACCTGGCCGGCTGA
- a CDS encoding MBL fold metallo-hydrolase produces MKLTVVGCSGSFPSADSACSSYLVEADGFRLLLDMGNGALGELQRHCGLYDLDAIFLSHLHADHCIDMLGYFVARYYRHDGGRCDPIPVYGPEGTEHRLTTAYADTPSASSMSEVFDFHTVKPSTFELGPFTVHTERVRHPVEAYAIRIEHGGRSLTYSGDTGVTETLDQLARDTDLFLCEAAFTHGKEDIPDLHLNGRQAGETAARAGARRLVLTHIPPWTDPGINLRDAREVFAGPVELAVPRATYEI; encoded by the coding sequence ATGAAGCTCACCGTCGTCGGCTGCTCGGGGTCGTTCCCGTCCGCGGATTCGGCCTGCTCGAGCTACCTCGTCGAGGCCGACGGCTTCCGGCTGCTTCTCGACATGGGCAACGGCGCCCTGGGCGAGCTGCAGCGCCACTGCGGTCTCTACGACCTCGACGCGATCTTCCTGAGCCATCTGCACGCCGATCACTGCATCGACATGCTGGGCTATTTCGTCGCGCGCTACTACCGCCACGACGGCGGCCGCTGCGACCCGATCCCGGTCTACGGCCCCGAGGGCACCGAACACCGCCTGACGACGGCCTACGCCGACACGCCCTCCGCCTCCTCCATGAGCGAGGTCTTCGACTTCCACACCGTCAAGCCGTCCACGTTCGAGCTCGGGCCGTTCACCGTGCACACCGAGCGGGTCCGCCATCCGGTGGAGGCGTACGCCATCCGGATCGAGCACGGCGGGCGGTCGCTGACGTACTCCGGCGACACGGGGGTCACCGAGACGCTGGACCAGCTGGCCCGGGACACCGACCTGTTCCTGTGCGAGGCCGCGTTCACGCACGGCAAGGAGGACATCCCCGATCTGCATCTCAACGGCCGCCAGGCGGGCGAGACGGCCGCGCGGGCCGGCGCCCGGCGGCTGGTCCTCACCCACATCCCGCCCTGGACGGACCCCGGCATCAACCTCCGTGACGCGCGCGAGGTGTTCGCGGGGCCGGTGGAGCTGGCCGTGCCCCGGGCGACGTACGAGATCTGA
- a CDS encoding PTS transporter subunit EIIC has protein sequence MSTATATAAPAKKRGSGLFQGLQKVGRSLQLPIAVLPAAGILLRLGQQDVHDKLNLPDKVTAVFATAGGAIFDNLPMLFCIGVAIGFAKKADGSTALAALVGFLVYSNVLKAFPVTEAKVTKGADIAATYNNPGVLGGILMGLLAAVLWQRYHRKKLVDWLGFFNGRRLVPIIMAFVGTAMGVFFGLVWKPIGEGISHAGEWITGLGAVGAGLFGLVNRALIPVGMHQFVNTVSWFQIGDYKNAAGQVVHGDLNRFFAGDPHAGMFMSGFFPIMMFGLPAAALAIAHSARPERRKAVLGMMVSLALTSFVTGVTEPIEFSFMFIAPLLYAIHAVLTALSMAITWALGVHAGFTFSAGFIDYALNWNLATKPWLIIPIGLVFAAIYYAVFRFAITRFDLPTPGREPEEEIEDLTKA, from the coding sequence ATGAGCACCGCCACCGCCACGGCGGCCCCCGCGAAGAAGCGGGGATCCGGCCTGTTCCAGGGCCTGCAGAAGGTCGGCCGCAGCCTGCAGCTCCCCATCGCCGTGCTGCCGGCGGCGGGCATCCTGCTGCGCCTGGGCCAGCAGGACGTCCATGACAAGCTGAACCTGCCCGACAAGGTCACGGCGGTGTTCGCCACAGCCGGTGGCGCGATCTTCGACAACCTGCCGATGCTGTTCTGCATCGGCGTCGCGATCGGCTTCGCCAAGAAGGCGGACGGCTCGACGGCGCTGGCCGCCCTGGTCGGCTTCCTCGTCTACAGCAATGTACTCAAGGCGTTCCCGGTCACCGAGGCCAAGGTCACCAAGGGCGCGGACATAGCCGCGACGTACAACAACCCCGGTGTCCTCGGCGGCATCCTGATGGGTCTGCTGGCCGCCGTGCTCTGGCAGCGCTACCACCGCAAGAAGCTGGTGGACTGGCTCGGGTTCTTCAACGGCCGCCGGCTGGTGCCGATCATCATGGCCTTCGTCGGCACCGCCATGGGCGTCTTCTTCGGTCTGGTCTGGAAGCCGATCGGCGAGGGCATCTCCCACGCCGGCGAGTGGATCACCGGTCTCGGCGCGGTGGGCGCGGGTCTGTTCGGTCTGGTCAACCGCGCGCTGATCCCGGTCGGCATGCACCAGTTCGTCAACACCGTCTCCTGGTTCCAGATCGGCGACTACAAGAACGCCGCCGGCCAGGTCGTGCACGGTGACCTCAACCGGTTCTTCGCCGGTGACCCGCACGCCGGTATGTTCATGTCCGGCTTCTTCCCGATCATGATGTTCGGCCTGCCGGCCGCCGCGCTCGCCATCGCGCACTCCGCCCGCCCCGAGCGCCGCAAGGCCGTCCTCGGCATGATGGTCTCCCTCGCGCTGACCTCGTTCGTCACCGGCGTCACCGAGCCCATCGAGTTCTCCTTCATGTTCATCGCGCCGCTGCTGTACGCGATCCACGCGGTGCTGACGGCGCTGTCCATGGCGATCACCTGGGCGCTCGGCGTCCACGCGGGCTTCACCTTCTCCGCGGGCTTCATCGACTACGCGCTCAACTGGAACCTGGCGACCAAGCCCTGGCTGATCATCCCGATCGGCCTGGTCTTCGCGGCGATCTACTACGCGGTCTTCCGCTTCGCCATCACCAGGTTCGACCTCCCGACCCCGGGCCGCGAGCCCGAGGAGGAGATCGAGGACCTCACCAAGGCGTGA
- a CDS encoding PTS transporter subunit EIIC — MSAGSAPADSTAGAARERWNRLFQGLQKMGRSLQLPIAVLPAAGILNRLGQPDVFGDQGLGWTAVSKGMTGAGGALLDGSLGLPLLFCVGVAIGMAKKSDGSTALAAVAGFLVYYGVLHQFPEACPGGSRTIPQVGCQVSVGAGVGSVTPFTFQNPGVFGGIVLGLLAAFFWARFHRTRLVDWLGFFNGRRLVPIIMAFVAIVFAALCLWVWPPIGGALEGFGHWLRSIGAWGAGVFGLANRALLVVGLHQFLNVPIWFQFGSYRRPDGTVVHGDINMFLAGDPHAGQFTSGFFPIMMFALPAAALAITHCARPHRRKEVGGLMLSVALTSFVTGITEPIEYSFLFIAPLLYAVHAVLTGVSMAVTWALGVHDGFSFSAGLIDYVINWNLATKPWAIIPIGLCFAVVYYAVFRFAITTFDLKTPGREPEDEVEDVTKA, encoded by the coding sequence ATGAGTGCCGGGAGCGCGCCCGCCGACAGCACGGCCGGTGCGGCGCGGGAGCGCTGGAACCGCCTGTTCCAGGGCCTGCAGAAGATGGGCCGCAGCCTGCAGCTGCCGATCGCGGTGCTGCCGGCGGCGGGCATCCTGAACCGGCTGGGCCAGCCGGACGTGTTCGGGGACCAGGGGCTGGGCTGGACGGCCGTCTCCAAGGGCATGACGGGCGCGGGCGGCGCCCTGCTCGACGGCTCCCTCGGTCTTCCGCTGCTGTTCTGCGTGGGCGTCGCGATCGGCATGGCGAAGAAGTCGGACGGCTCCACCGCGCTCGCGGCGGTGGCCGGCTTCCTCGTCTATTACGGCGTGCTGCACCAGTTCCCCGAGGCGTGCCCCGGCGGGTCCAGGACGATCCCGCAGGTCGGCTGCCAGGTGAGCGTCGGGGCGGGGGTGGGGTCGGTGACGCCGTTCACCTTCCAGAACCCGGGGGTGTTCGGCGGCATCGTCCTGGGGCTGCTGGCCGCCTTCTTCTGGGCGCGGTTCCATCGCACCCGGCTGGTGGACTGGCTGGGCTTCTTCAACGGCCGGCGGCTGGTGCCGATCATCATGGCGTTCGTGGCGATCGTGTTCGCGGCGCTGTGCCTGTGGGTCTGGCCGCCGATCGGCGGTGCGCTGGAGGGCTTCGGCCACTGGCTGCGGTCCATCGGGGCGTGGGGCGCGGGCGTGTTCGGTCTCGCCAACCGGGCGCTGCTGGTGGTGGGCCTGCACCAGTTCCTGAACGTGCCCATCTGGTTCCAGTTCGGCAGCTACCGCAGACCGGACGGCACGGTGGTGCACGGCGACATCAACATGTTCCTCGCGGGCGATCCGCACGCGGGCCAGTTCACCTCGGGCTTCTTCCCGATCATGATGTTCGCGCTGCCGGCGGCCGCGCTGGCGATCACGCACTGCGCCAGGCCGCACCGCCGCAAGGAGGTCGGCGGGCTGATGCTGTCGGTGGCGCTGACGTCGTTCGTCACCGGCATCACCGAGCCGATCGAGTACTCCTTCCTCTTCATCGCTCCCCTGCTGTACGCCGTCCACGCCGTGCTCACCGGGGTGTCGATGGCGGTGACCTGGGCGCTCGGGGTGCACGACGGCTTCAGCTTCTCGGCGGGTCTGATCGACTACGTGATCAACTGGAACCTGGCGACGAAACCGTGGGCGATCATCCCGATCGGCCTGTGCTTCGCGGTCGTCTATTACGCGGTCTTCCGCTTCGCGATCACGACGTTCGACCTGAAGACGCCGGGGCGTGAACCGGAGGACGAGGTCGAGGACGTCACCAAGGCGTGA
- a CDS encoding PTS glucose/sucrose transporter subunit IIB, producing the protein MASKAEKIVAGLGGIDNIEEIEGCITRLRTEVSDPSLVDEAALKAAGAHGVVRMGTAVQVVIGTDADPIAAEIEDMM; encoded by the coding sequence ATGGCCAGCAAGGCTGAGAAGATCGTCGCCGGCCTCGGCGGCATCGACAACATCGAGGAGATCGAGGGCTGCATCACCCGGCTGCGCACCGAGGTGTCCGACCCCTCCCTGGTCGACGAGGCCGCGCTGAAGGCCGCCGGCGCCCACGGCGTCGTCAGGATGGGCACCGCCGTCCAGGTCGTCATCGGCACCGACGCCGACCCCATCGCCGCGGAGATCGAAGACATGATGTGA
- the rph gene encoding ribonuclease PH, with the protein MSRIDGRTPEQLRPVTIERGWSKHAEGSVLVSFGDTKVFCTASVTEGVPRWRKGSGEGWVTAEYAMLPRATNTRGDRESVKGKIGGRTHEISRLIGRSLRAVIDYKALGENTIVLDCDVLQADGGTRTAAITGAYVALADAVAWAQGRKLIKAGRQPLTGTVSAVSVGIVGGVPLLDLCYEEDVRAETDMNVVCTGDGRFVEVQGTAEAAPFAREELDALLDLAVGGCAELAAHQRAALETTLAAQK; encoded by the coding sequence ATGTCTCGCATCGACGGCCGTACTCCCGAACAGCTCCGACCGGTCACCATCGAACGCGGCTGGAGCAAGCACGCCGAGGGCTCCGTCCTCGTCTCCTTCGGCGACACCAAGGTGTTCTGCACCGCGTCCGTGACCGAGGGCGTCCCGCGCTGGCGCAAGGGCAGCGGCGAGGGCTGGGTCACCGCCGAGTACGCCATGCTGCCGCGCGCCACCAACACCCGCGGCGACCGCGAGTCCGTCAAGGGCAAGATCGGCGGCCGTACCCACGAGATCTCCCGGCTCATCGGCCGCTCCCTGCGCGCCGTCATCGACTACAAGGCGCTCGGCGAGAACACCATCGTCCTCGACTGCGACGTCCTCCAGGCCGACGGCGGCACGCGTACGGCGGCCATCACGGGCGCGTACGTCGCGCTCGCCGACGCCGTCGCCTGGGCCCAGGGCCGGAAACTGATCAAGGCCGGCCGGCAGCCGCTCACCGGAACCGTCTCCGCGGTCTCCGTCGGCATCGTCGGCGGCGTCCCGCTGCTCGACCTCTGCTACGAGGAGGACGTGCGCGCCGAGACCGACATGAACGTCGTCTGCACCGGCGACGGCCGCTTCGTCGAGGTCCAGGGCACCGCAGAGGCCGCCCCCTTCGCCCGCGAGGAGCTCGACGCCCTGCTCGACCTCGCCGTCGGGGGCTGCGCCGAACTCGCCGCCCACCAGCGGGCGGCGCTCGAGACCACGCTCGCGGCGCAGAAGTAG